Proteins from a single region of Hordeum vulgare subsp. vulgare chromosome 6H, MorexV3_pseudomolecules_assembly, whole genome shotgun sequence:
- the LOC123403594 gene encoding uncharacterized protein LOC123403594 — protein MVAGRSESLRPCPPPGSKRLTRRRSRAAATHQPPLPAASSSPRLNNKSIIRIGQRDLVLRTSELAAIFTSAAPSRATSECRRVPPPLPCARANWGLRRCWWWLVRGGARATRWVRVCGRVALLLLESVEDVLHCCWWWSVEDAGHERRMGGWRLCWTMRDAYCRDGAEEGDRQVSYGRRGRTSELRPAGTNSELRPAGTDARAAAKGRACRSGGAMEEGNYPATKCSFKGKTLEST, from the exons ATGGTAGCCGGCCGGAGTGAGTCCCTCCGTCCGTGCCCACCACCGGGGAGCAAACGATTAACTCGTCGGCGGTCACGTGCTGCTGCCACCCACCAACCCCCGCTCCCGGCGGCATCATCCTCTCCACGCCttaacaacaagagcatcataagaATCGGACAAAG GGACCTGGTGCTCAGGACCAGCGAGCTCGCCGCCATCTTCACATCAG CGGCACCAAGTCGAGCTACCTCGGAATGCAGAAGAGTCCCCCCTCCCTTGCCCTGTGCCCGAGCTAACTGGGGGTTGCGCCGCTGCTGGTGGTGGTTAGTGCGGGGTGGAGCACGGGCGACGCGATGGGTACGAGTCTGTGGACGGGTTGCACTGCTGCTGTTGGAGTCTGTAGAGGACGTGTTGCACTGTTGCTGGTGGTGGTCTGTGGAGGACGCTGGGCACGAACGTCGCATGGGCGGCTGGAGACTCTGCTGGACAATGAGAGATGCGTACTGCAGGGACGGAGCGGAGGAAGGCGACCGTCAAGTGAGCTACGGCCGACGGGGACGAACGTCGGAGCTGCGACCGGCGGGGACGAACTCGGAGCTGCGGCCAGCGGGGACGGATGCCAGAGCTGCAGCGAAGGGGCGGGCCTGTCGAAGTGGAGGAGCGATGGAGGAAGGCAACTACCCGGCGACAAAGTGTTCTTTTAAAGGAAAAACATTAGAATCAACCTGA